The following coding sequences lie in one Lolium perenne isolate Kyuss_39 chromosome 2, Kyuss_2.0, whole genome shotgun sequence genomic window:
- the LOC127335365 gene encoding transcription factor bHLH153, translated as MMMTEVANHSKRNHTDSYFSGKQAVATSSGSEEFVGMGSKKPRNASPRGGGGPISPKEKKDKVGERVAALQQLVSPFGKTDTASVLQEASGYIKFLHQQLEVLSSPYMRAPPAPGAEPEDPDHYSLRNRGLCLVPVEETLQLTQSNGADLWAPANTTKRR; from the exons atgatGATGACCGAAGTGGCCAACCACAGCAAAAGGAACCACACCGACAGCTACTTCAGTGGGAAGCAGGCCGTCGCCACCAGCAGCGGCTCGGAGGAGTTCGTGGGCATGGGGTCGAAGAAGCCGAGGAACGCGAGCCCCAGGGGCGGCGGCGGTCCCATATCGCCAAAG GAGAAGAAGGACAAGGTCGGCGAGAGAGTTGCGGCGCTGCAGCAGCTGGTGTCGCCGTTCGGGAAG ACGGACACTGCTTCTGTTCTTCAGGAGGCGTCAGGCTACATCAAGTTCTTGCACCAGCAGCTGGAG GTTCTTAGCTCCCCGTACATGCGCGCTCCGCCGGCGCCCGGCGCCGAGCCTGAG GACCCAGACCACTACAGCCTGCGGAACCGCGGGCTGTGCCTGGTGCCGGTGGAAGAGACGCTGCAGCTGACCCAGAGCAACGGCGCCGACCTTTGGGCGCCGGCCAACACCACCAAGCGCAGATAA